tcagcctcttcacctcctgcttcttcctcaccttcctccttctcttcctcctcaccttCTTCTGCAGGGGCTGCCTTGGCTTCTCCCGCTTTAGCAGCCTCAATTGTTTCCTCTATTTCAATCTGCTCTTCCTGCACATGACTGGAGTAGTACATGGGGAAGGAACGGGTTGTCATCAAGTAGGAGCTGGACTGGAGACCACTGTAGGCAGATCTGCCGAAAGTCGGAGCCGTCTGGGTGTAGCCACTGGTGATGCTGCCAACACTAGTGAAACTGAGCCGGGTCTCTTCACCTTCCAGCAGCTTCCTAGCAGggaagaagcaaacagaaatgaCTTAGTTACAGTGCAGCAGTATTCAGCAGATTCAGCTATGGACCTAGATGCTATTGTGCTTTGAGAAGCACAAGACCTAGAGATGGCCTACTTAGGGGTGCAAAAACTAGCCTGTAATGAGTCACTACGTGGCAATGCTACCCTATCTTCTTGGAATAACTTAAAAGTTTGAGGTGTGCATTACCAGTGAATTAATACTTTTCCTTGTTCAAAGGCATAATGGGGAAAACCCCTCTAGGATTAGGTCCCTGTAGCAGGTGAAGTTAAGACATATTTTGGTGCCCTGTAAGGTTGCAGAGAACAATGCAGATGTGACAATTTCACATTATGTTTAGCTATTAAGCCAGGTTTATAGCCATTTTCTCAGTATTCCCCCTTGTGGCATTCACGGAAACTGTTTCGGCATTTGCCATTTCTAACGGTACCTGGgacaaaaacattaaaaagctaTTTAGCAGCAGTTCTGCTGCAAAGTATTTGCTTTGCAGGAGATTGCTTCTGTGAGTGAAGCAAAGCCTGTTCTTAAAAGCACGTAAGGGACTTCCAGTTTTGAGAACACCACCATCTGTATTAAGAAGTTCCACTGATACAAGATCTCTTCACTCTAAGTACAGAACAGGTATTTTTATCTGTACAGATGGAGAACCGAGATCATATATTGCTGAGCTAGGAGTCCCGTATGCATATACATACTGTTGTACTCACCGAAGACTTTGCTTCAAGCAAGTATTTCACTTCAAAAGCACTGCTTCTTCCAATAGCAAGGCAATGGAGAAGACCTGATTAAACTCTGACATCTATCTGTGAAAATTTCTGCTGCACGAATGATAAGTAAATTGAATTCTCTTGAAGAGAGAATGGGAATCTGATCTGAGTCCTGACTTACTCAAACATTTCCCCCACCATACCTATACGCTGCGATTTCGATGTCCAGGGCCATTTTCACATTGAGCAGATCTTGATATTCCTTCAAGTACCGAGCCATTTCACTCTTCGTGGTTCTCAGCTCGTTCTCTAGTTTGTTGATGGTATCCTGGTGGAAGTAACAACATTGACAGCgtaaaattattacttttccCACGTCTAGCAAGAACACCTTGCAAGGAATTTCCCCAATCCTATTAACTCAATCTCGCCCTAGCGGACAAGCACGCAGCCCCAACTCCACCCGCAGCCAGAAGGGCACCACTTACCAAACCCCCCTTCCCTGGCAGGGctctcccacccctgcaccTACACCCTACTATGCCATCCCTATTTAATGTTAGGGGAGCAATTTTCTGCTCTCCAAGGACTAGAGCACGCATGAAATTTGTGTACCCATTTTGGCAGACAGGAATTAGTGCATGCATTCAGGCAGATACGCTAAAGCCTCTGCTTTTTCTAGCTTCAGCTTAAGGATAGCTTTGTTGTAGCGATACAGGCGAGGCTTTATCGACATGTAGATATGATGCGCGATGCATCGTTCGGCTCCGGCGCGTTTGGCAGCACGGCTTGTTGGCACCCCATCGCTTAGACGTGCGATACAGCTCTAGCGCGAGCCGCAAGCGGTGCCCCCGGGCCCcccccacctgcagcccccggcccccgccaTACCTGCAGGGCGGAGATGTCGGCgctctgcttctcttccagctcctgcagctgcttctccagcGCCTCGTTCATCCCGCGGGTGGCCTCGATCTCCAGCGTCTTGGCCTTGAGCAGGCGGCGGCTCTCGGAGACCTCGTCCTTGGCGGCGCGGACGGCGTCGGTGTTCTTGGCGGCGCTCTCGCTGAGGACGGTGAAGCGGCTGCGGAACCACTCCTCGGCGTTCTGCATGTTGCGCGCCGCCAGCTTCTCGTACTGGGCGCGGATGTCGCGCAGGGCGGCGGAGAGGTCGGGTTTAGCCGACACGTCCATCTCCACGGAGAGGTGCGCGTACTGGATCTGCGCCTGCAGCTCCGCCAGCTCCTCTTCGTGCACTTTCTTGAGGAAGGCCAGCTCGTCCAGCAGGCTATCCACCCGCTTCTCCAGCTCCGCCCGCGCCAGCGCCGCCTCGTCCGCGCCCTTGCGCACCTCCAGCAGCCGCGCCTCCGCGTCCTCCCGGCTCAGCACCTCCTCCTCGTACCGCGCCTGCAGCCCGCGGAGCGTCTCCTCCAGGCTCTCCCGCTCGCCCTGCAGCGCCTGCTTCTCGCTCGTCGCCTCCTCGGCGGCCAGGCGCAGCTCGCGGATCTCCTGCTCGTAAAGGGCGCGGAAGCGGGAGGGCTCGGCGTGCTTCTGCCGCAGCACCAGCAGCTCGGCCTCCAGCACCTTgttctgctgctccagctcaTGCACCCGCTCGATGAAACAGGCGAAGCGATCGTTGAGGTCCTGCAGCTGCGCCCGCTCCTGGCTGCGGATGGACTTGAGGTCGTTACTGATGGCGGCTACCTGGCTCAGGTCGAGGCTGTCCACCGAGTGCAGGAGGGAGCCCGAGGCGCTGGAGGTGGCATAACTGCGGCGCACCGACACCGAGGAGACGGGCGCCGACAGGCTGGAGTACGCCGAGCGCCCGGAGCTGTAGCCGCCGCCACCGCTGCTGCGCATCGCCGAGACATGGAGCCGCGGGCTCTCGGTGTAGCGCCGCTTGTAGGAGGGGAAGAACGGGTCGTAGCCGTACGAGCTCatggcggcgggcgggggaCCGGCGGCGGCTCTGCGGAACAACGTCGCCCCACCGCCCCTATTTAtcggcggggagggcgggcggaCACCGCtgccgggcggggccggggcggagcGACGCGCTGAGGGACGGCCCGTTCCGCGCCTCGCCGAGCTCCGCGCCTCCGCCGGGGGCCGGGCGCCGGGCTCCGAGCTCTCTGGTGTGTCGGTCCGGCGTGGGCCCGGCTCTGGTCCGCCTCACATCGCCTGAGGCGATGGTCTCCCCTCAGGCCGACCTGGGCCCCGCCTCAGGCCTAGGTGGGGCCCGCCCCGCCTCAGGCCTAGCGGGTGCCCCCCAACCTGCCAGGGTCGTGCCTAACACCCCTTCTTTCCTCATCCTCCGCTTCCCCACAAGCCACCCGGACAGAAACCCTGGGGAGGTTGTTGCAAACCCCACGTTGTGGTTGGGGTCCTGGGGAGGCCCGGTGCCTCAGTGAGGCTGGGCTGCACCTGAAACCCCGCAGACCACATGCATcatactgtttttttcccttcaatttGCAGTTTTCATAAGGTGTGTGCGCTCTTCGAGCTCCTGCTGTTCTCGCCATGTCCTTTGTTACGAGTGGTTCCTAGT
This genomic stretch from Phalacrocorax aristotelis chromosome 24, bGulAri2.1, whole genome shotgun sequence harbors:
- the NEFL gene encoding neurofilament light polypeptide, which encodes MSSYGYDPFFPSYKRRYTESPRLHVSAMRSSGGGGYSSGRSAYSSLSAPVSSVSVRRSYATSSASGSLLHSVDSLDLSQVAAISNDLKSIRSQERAQLQDLNDRFACFIERVHELEQQNKVLEAELLVLRQKHAEPSRFRALYEQEIRELRLAAEEATSEKQALQGERESLEETLRGLQARYEEEVLSREDAEARLLEVRKGADEAALARAELEKRVDSLLDELAFLKKVHEEELAELQAQIQYAHLSVEMDVSAKPDLSAALRDIRAQYEKLAARNMQNAEEWFRSRFTVLSESAAKNTDAVRAAKDEVSESRRLLKAKTLEIEATRGMNEALEKQLQELEEKQSADISALQDTINKLENELRTTKSEMARYLKEYQDLLNVKMALDIEIAAYRKLLEGEETRLSFTSVGSITSGYTQTAPTFGRSAYSGLQSSSYLMTTRSFPMYYSSHVQEEQIEIEETIEAAKAGEAKAAPAEEGEEEEKEEGEEEAGGEEAEEEEEGAKEESEEAKEGEEEEGEGEETAAEEGEESQETAEETGEEEKKEKEAAGKEESEVKKKA